A window from Mesorhizobium sp. WSM2240 encodes these proteins:
- the lpdA gene encoding dihydrolipoyl dehydrogenase — MAYDVVVIGTGPGGYVCAIKAAQLGLKTAVVEKRPTHGGTCVNVGCIPSKALLHASEMFVEAGHSFAALGVDVGTPKLNLKNMLAHKDQTVEQNVKGLDFLMKKNKIDVLRGTGKVLGAGKVAVAGEDGKTEEIETKNIVIATGSDVAGIPGVEVDFDEKVIVSSTGALEFAKVPGHLVVVGGGVIGLELGSVWARLGSKVTVIEFLDTILGGMDGEVAKQFQRMLTKQGFDIKLSSKVTAVAKTKKGASVTFEPVKGGDAETVEADIVLIATGRRPYTDGLGLAEAGVELDDRGRVNTDGHLRTNVAGIYAIGDVIAGPMLAHKAEEEGVAVAEIIAGQAGHVNYDVIPGVVYTSPEIAAVGKTEEELKKAGIEYKAGKFPFSANGRARAMLHTDGFVKILADKATDRVLGVHIVGFGAGEMIHEAAVLMEFGGSSEDLARTCHAHPTMSEAVKEAALATFSKPIHM; from the coding sequence ATGGCTTACGATGTCGTGGTGATTGGAACTGGCCCGGGCGGCTACGTCTGCGCGATCAAGGCGGCGCAACTCGGGCTCAAGACCGCGGTGGTCGAAAAGCGTCCCACCCATGGCGGCACCTGCGTCAATGTCGGCTGCATTCCCTCCAAGGCTTTGCTGCATGCGTCCGAGATGTTCGTGGAGGCCGGGCATTCCTTCGCGGCGCTGGGGGTCGACGTCGGCACGCCGAAGCTCAATCTGAAGAACATGCTGGCGCACAAGGATCAGACGGTCGAGCAGAACGTCAAGGGTCTCGACTTCCTGATGAAGAAGAACAAGATCGACGTGCTCCGCGGGACGGGCAAGGTGCTCGGCGCCGGCAAGGTCGCGGTCGCCGGCGAGGACGGCAAAACCGAAGAGATCGAGACGAAGAACATCGTCATCGCCACGGGATCCGACGTTGCCGGCATTCCGGGCGTCGAGGTCGATTTCGACGAGAAGGTGATCGTTTCGTCGACCGGCGCCCTGGAGTTCGCAAAGGTGCCTGGGCATCTGGTGGTTGTTGGCGGCGGCGTGATCGGGCTCGAGCTCGGTTCGGTCTGGGCCCGCCTCGGTTCGAAAGTCACAGTCATCGAGTTCCTCGACACGATCCTCGGCGGCATGGACGGCGAGGTTGCAAAGCAGTTCCAGCGCATGCTGACCAAGCAGGGTTTCGACATAAAGCTAAGCTCGAAAGTCACGGCTGTGGCGAAGACGAAGAAGGGCGCTTCGGTCACCTTCGAGCCGGTCAAGGGCGGCGATGCCGAAACGGTCGAGGCGGATATCGTGCTGATCGCCACCGGACGCCGGCCCTATACCGATGGGCTGGGTCTTGCCGAAGCAGGCGTCGAACTGGACGATCGCGGCCGGGTCAACACCGACGGGCATCTGAGAACCAATGTTGCCGGCATCTACGCGATCGGCGACGTCATCGCTGGCCCGATGCTCGCCCACAAGGCGGAGGAAGAGGGTGTAGCGGTGGCTGAGATCATCGCCGGGCAGGCCGGACATGTGAATTACGACGTGATCCCGGGCGTGGTCTATACGAGCCCCGAAATTGCGGCGGTCGGCAAGACCGAGGAAGAGCTGAAGAAGGCAGGGATAGAATACAAGGCAGGAAAATTCCCGTTCAGCGCCAACGGACGGGCGCGGGCCATGCTGCATACCGACGGTTTCGTGAAGATCCTCGCCGACAAGGCGACCGACCGGGTGCTCGGCGTTCACATCGTCGGCTTCGGCGCCGGCGAGATGATCCACGAAGCCGCAGTGCTAATGGAGTTCGGAGGCTCGTCGGAAGACCTGGCCCGAACCTGCCACGCCCATCCGACCATGTCGGAGGCAGTCAAGGAGGCGGCGCTCGCCACCTTCTCCAAGCCGATCCACATGTGA
- the rimM gene encoding ribosome maturation factor RimM (Essential for efficient processing of 16S rRNA), which produces MSKLKNPVQMAVIGAPHGIKGELRVKTFTADPLALGDYGPLFTRDGRSFEIAGIRPANTVVVVRFKEVKDRNAAEALAGTELFVDRSALPDEGEDSEFYHTDLVGLVVRDETGTEIGKVAAVQNFGGGDLLELILGGRKGVLIPFTQAAVPVVDIDGGFIAVDTMAAGLVESEDDEPEGENFDPGKRPRGRSDAGDNR; this is translated from the coding sequence ATGTCCAAGCTCAAAAACCCGGTCCAGATGGCCGTCATCGGCGCGCCGCACGGCATCAAGGGTGAATTGCGCGTCAAGACGTTCACCGCCGACCCGCTCGCGCTGGGCGATTACGGACCGCTTTTCACCAGGGACGGGCGATCTTTCGAGATCGCTGGTATCAGGCCGGCAAACACCGTCGTCGTGGTGCGTTTCAAGGAGGTCAAGGACCGCAACGCGGCCGAGGCGCTGGCAGGCACGGAACTTTTCGTCGACCGCTCCGCTCTGCCTGACGAGGGCGAGGATAGCGAATTCTATCACACGGACCTGGTCGGCCTGGTGGTGAGGGACGAGACGGGAACCGAGATCGGCAAGGTAGCGGCGGTGCAGAATTTCGGCGGCGGCGACCTTCTGGAGCTTATCCTCGGCGGCAGGAAGGGGGTTCTGATCCCGTTCACCCAGGCAGCCGTGCCGGTGGTCGACATTGATGGCGGATTCATCGCCGTCGACACGATGGCTGCCGGGCTGGTCGAAAGCGAGGACGATGAACCGGAGGGTGAGAATTTCGATCCGGGAAAGCGTCCGCGCGGGCGCAGCGATGCGGGAGACAACCGGTGA
- a CDS encoding TraB/GumN family protein, with protein MKRVIALADRSAMPALKLLAAANVLFLISFAVMLALATGEARGEIPACKGVDMLAAIEREDPALLARIRAEAAATPNGDSLLWKLEKAGQEPSFLFGTIHMTDPRVTSLSPSAKSAFDASQTVVIETTEVLDPAKMLAGMMKNPELTMFTDGTTLMSLMSPEDAEAVENALDERGIPPATVAKMKPWMLSAMLALPACELARKAAGAPVLDAKLAEDAKAAGKRLEGLETVADQLEAMASLPIEFHMQGLIDTLKLGDRTDDVIETMIVLYKSGQTGMFWPLFRAVLPGEDGDEAGYAAFEETMVTARNRNMAAKAAPMIDEGNAFIAVGALHLPGPNGLIELLRKDGYTVSAVR; from the coding sequence ATGAAACGCGTGATAGCCCTTGCCGACCGAAGCGCAATGCCAGCTTTGAAGCTGCTTGCCGCGGCCAATGTGTTGTTCCTGATCTCTTTCGCTGTCATGCTCGCGCTCGCGACCGGCGAGGCACGCGGCGAAATTCCAGCCTGCAAGGGCGTCGACATGCTTGCCGCCATAGAGCGGGAAGACCCGGCGCTGCTGGCCAGGATCAGGGCGGAGGCCGCAGCCACGCCGAATGGCGATTCCCTGCTGTGGAAGCTGGAGAAGGCGGGCCAGGAGCCTTCATTCCTGTTCGGCACGATACATATGACCGATCCGCGGGTCACCAGCCTCTCGCCTTCAGCGAAAAGCGCTTTCGACGCCTCGCAGACCGTTGTGATCGAAACGACGGAAGTCCTGGATCCGGCAAAGATGCTTGCCGGCATGATGAAGAACCCCGAACTGACTATGTTCACCGACGGCACCACGCTTATGTCGCTGATGTCGCCCGAAGACGCCGAAGCGGTCGAAAACGCGCTCGACGAGCGCGGCATTCCACCCGCGACTGTAGCCAAGATGAAGCCTTGGATGCTGTCGGCGATGCTTGCGCTTCCCGCCTGCGAGCTCGCGCGCAAGGCGGCCGGCGCCCCGGTGCTCGACGCCAAACTGGCGGAAGATGCGAAGGCGGCCGGCAAGAGGCTCGAGGGTCTCGAAACGGTGGCCGATCAGCTCGAAGCCATGGCGTCTCTGCCGATCGAGTTCCATATGCAGGGTTTGATCGATACGCTGAAACTCGGGGATCGCACCGACGACGTGATCGAAACCATGATCGTTCTCTACAAGAGCGGCCAGACGGGCATGTTCTGGCCCTTGTTCCGCGCCGTGCTCCCCGGCGAGGATGGCGACGAGGCGGGCTATGCGGCTTTCGAAGAAACCATGGTGACGGCCCGCAACCGGAACATGGCGGCGAAGGCCGCGCCGATGATCGACGAGGGCAACGCCTTCATCGCTGTGGGCGCGCTGCACCTTCCCGGTCCGAATGGATTGATCGAATTGCTGCGCAAGGACGGCTATACCGTTTCCGCGGTGCGCTGA
- a CDS encoding GNAT family N-acetyltransferase, producing MQNTREKTRHKGTMVAVYVAPDWRAARLGRKLVERIITHAQALGVMLQCTVTAENTAARRLYRSLGFQSYGLERDALCVDGRFFDEELLALDLRRPAK from the coding sequence ATCCAGAACACCCGCGAGAAGACCAGGCACAAGGGCACGATGGTGGCGGTCTATGTCGCGCCCGATTGGCGTGCGGCCAGACTGGGGCGAAAGCTCGTCGAAAGGATCATTACCCATGCGCAAGCGCTGGGCGTGATGCTTCAATGCACCGTGACAGCCGAAAACACCGCCGCGCGCCGGCTCTATCGCTCGCTCGGTTTTCAGTCCTACGGTCTCGAGCGGGATGCGTTATGCGTGGACGGCCGCTTTTTTGATGAAGAATTGCTGGCTCTGGACCTGCGCCGTCCAGCAAAATAG
- the rplS gene encoding 50S ribosomal protein L19, whose protein sequence is MDIIRQLEAEQAAKIEAKRTLPEFQPGDTVRVQVRVTEGSRTRVQAYEGVVIARSGSGFQESFTVRKISYGEGVERVFPVYSPMVEGVEIVRRGKVRRAKLYYLRDRRGKSARISENTGVRARKLNDAERDALNAEKARIEAEKIAAAEALAAEKAAQEAAEKKAAAEAAAAAEAEKPAETAAE, encoded by the coding sequence ATGGACATCATCCGTCAGCTCGAGGCCGAACAGGCCGCGAAAATTGAAGCGAAACGCACGCTTCCCGAATTCCAGCCAGGCGACACGGTGCGCGTGCAGGTGCGCGTGACCGAAGGCAGCCGCACCCGCGTGCAGGCCTATGAAGGCGTGGTGATCGCGCGCTCCGGCTCCGGCTTCCAGGAAAGCTTCACCGTGCGCAAGATCTCCTATGGCGAGGGCGTGGAGCGCGTGTTCCCCGTGTACTCGCCGATGGTCGAAGGCGTCGAAATCGTTCGCCGCGGCAAGGTTCGCCGCGCCAAGCTCTATTATCTGCGCGATCGCCGCGGCAAGTCGGCCCGCATTTCGGAAAACACCGGCGTTCGCGCCCGCAAGCTCAATGACGCCGAGCGCGACGCGCTGAACGCCGAAAAGGCGCGCATCGAGGCCGAGAAGATTGCTGCCGCCGAGGCTCTGGCAGCCGAAAAGGCCGCTCAGGAAGCCGCTGAAAAGAAGGCCGCCGCCGAGGCTGCAGCCGCCGCGGAAGCCGAAAAGCCGGCCGAGACCGCCGCCGAATAA
- the trmD gene encoding tRNA (guanosine(37)-N1)-methyltransferase TrmD yields MSFRATVLTLYPEMFPGHLGLSLAGRAMETGTWSLEAVQIRDFATDRHRTVDDTPAGGGAGMVMRADILARAIDHASPAGDARPRILMSPRGKPLTQERVRELADGPGAVILCGRFEGVDQRVIDARALEEVSIGDFILSGGEPAALVLLDAVVRLLPGVMGNEVSGNEESFENGLLEHPHYTRPQEFEGRAIPEVLTSGNHAKIAAWRREQAERLTRARRPDLLAAKD; encoded by the coding sequence GTGAGTTTTCGCGCGACCGTCCTGACCCTCTACCCCGAAATGTTTCCCGGCCATCTCGGCCTGTCTCTCGCCGGCCGGGCGATGGAAACCGGAACGTGGTCGCTGGAAGCCGTGCAGATACGCGACTTCGCCACCGATCGGCACAGGACGGTGGACGACACGCCGGCCGGCGGAGGTGCGGGCATGGTGATGCGCGCCGACATCCTTGCCCGGGCCATCGATCACGCTTCGCCCGCGGGCGATGCGCGCCCGCGCATCCTGATGAGCCCGCGCGGAAAGCCGCTGACGCAGGAGCGGGTGCGCGAACTCGCGGACGGGCCGGGAGCGGTGATCTTGTGCGGCCGCTTCGAAGGCGTCGATCAGCGTGTGATCGACGCGCGCGCGCTGGAGGAAGTATCGATCGGCGACTTCATCCTGTCCGGCGGCGAACCGGCGGCGCTTGTGCTGCTCGACGCGGTCGTTCGGCTGCTGCCGGGCGTCATGGGCAATGAGGTTTCGGGTAATGAGGAGAGCTTCGAGAACGGACTGCTCGAGCATCCGCACTATACGAGGCCGCAGGAGTTCGAGGGCCGGGCGATTCCCGAAGTGCTGACGTCCGGCAATCACGCGAAGATCGCGGCTTGGCGGCGCGAGCAGGCCGAGCGGCTGACCAGGGCGCGCCGCCCCGATCTGCTCGCTGCAAAGGATTAG
- a CDS encoding class I SAM-dependent methyltransferase, with product MNEFSAANLRNWDNRAELHSSDTTGSYRIAKVLAGGSSLHALEAGEIGDISGKDIVHLQCHIGLDTISLKHLGAKSATGLDFSPKAIEAARGFAANAGADVRFVEASVFDAAEALGQTYDMVFVTWGAINWLDDIFAWARVVAALLRPNGKLYLLEGHPAMNQFEAREGRLELEFGWRTPVAEPLVFDEAQTYTGDARALTNTRCYEWIHPLSDIVNALIAAGLSIDFLHEHEIVVWKAFPFVVEAGEDQFVLPEGMPKIPMSFSIGATKR from the coding sequence ATGAACGAGTTTTCAGCCGCTAATTTGCGTAACTGGGACAATCGCGCCGAACTGCATTCGAGCGACACCACCGGCAGCTACCGAATAGCCAAGGTGCTGGCCGGAGGCTCCTCGCTGCACGCTCTGGAAGCCGGCGAGATCGGCGACATCTCCGGCAAGGATATTGTCCACTTGCAGTGCCATATCGGCCTCGACACGATCAGCCTGAAGCATCTGGGCGCGAAGAGCGCGACCGGTCTCGACTTTTCGCCGAAAGCGATCGAGGCGGCGCGCGGGTTCGCCGCCAATGCCGGAGCCGATGTCCGCTTTGTCGAGGCGTCGGTGTTCGATGCCGCCGAGGCGCTCGGCCAGACCTACGACATGGTGTTCGTCACCTGGGGCGCGATAAACTGGCTCGACGACATCTTTGCCTGGGCCAGGGTCGTGGCGGCGCTGCTACGGCCCAACGGCAAACTCTATCTGCTGGAGGGGCATCCGGCGATGAACCAGTTCGAGGCGCGTGAAGGCAGGCTGGAACTGGAATTCGGTTGGCGCACGCCAGTGGCGGAGCCGCTGGTATTCGACGAGGCACAGACCTATACGGGCGACGCGCGGGCGCTGACGAACACGCGCTGCTATGAATGGATCCACCCGCTCTCCGACATCGTCAACGCGCTGATCGCGGCCGGGCTGTCGATCGACTTTCTGCACGAGCACGAGATCGTCGTCTGGAAGGCGTTTCCCTTCGTGGTGGAGGCGGGAGAGGATCAGTTCGTGCTTCCCGAAGGCATGCCGAAGATCCCGATGTCGTTTTCGATCGGTGCGACGAAGCGGTAA
- a CDS encoding tyrosine recombinase XerC, with product MQEFLISARPDLQAAREAWLKMLVRERRLSALTVEAYERDTRQFFQFLTGHCAGPPAIADISELRPADLRAFMASRRSGGAGPRTLGRGLAAIRSFLRFLERRGLVNAAGAAALRAPKQPKSLPKPLTASDARRVVSSGEQLAEEPWIAARNAAVLTLLYGSGLRISEALGLCGGELAGEGDMVLRITGKGGKTRLVPVLPIALQATAEYRRLCPYDLDPKALLFRGARGGPLNPAIVQREMQKLRGALNLPDTATPHALRHSFATHLLGRGGDLRTIQELLGHASLSTTQVYTGVDTARLLEVYEAAHPRA from the coding sequence ATGCAGGAATTTCTCATCTCGGCCAGGCCCGACCTCCAGGCGGCGCGCGAAGCCTGGCTTAAGATGCTGGTCAGGGAGCGCCGGCTGTCGGCGCTGACCGTCGAGGCCTACGAACGCGACACGAGGCAGTTCTTCCAGTTCCTGACCGGACATTGCGCAGGTCCGCCCGCTATTGCGGATATCAGCGAGCTCCGGCCGGCCGACCTGCGCGCCTTCATGGCGTCTCGGCGCTCCGGCGGAGCCGGGCCGCGCACCCTCGGCCGCGGACTCGCCGCCATCCGCTCGTTCCTGCGCTTCCTCGAACGCCGCGGCCTCGTCAACGCCGCGGGGGCGGCGGCTCTTCGCGCGCCGAAGCAGCCGAAATCGCTGCCCAAGCCGCTGACGGCATCGGATGCAAGGCGCGTCGTATCGAGCGGCGAGCAGCTGGCCGAAGAGCCTTGGATCGCCGCCCGCAACGCCGCCGTGCTGACCCTGCTCTACGGTTCCGGCCTGCGCATTTCCGAGGCGCTCGGCCTTTGCGGCGGCGAGCTTGCTGGCGAAGGCGATATGGTGCTCCGGATAACCGGAAAAGGCGGCAAGACCCGGCTGGTTCCGGTGTTGCCGATAGCGCTGCAAGCGACCGCCGAATACCGCAGGCTGTGCCCTTACGATCTCGATCCGAAGGCGCTGCTGTTTCGTGGCGCTCGCGGCGGCCCGCTCAACCCGGCGATCGTCCAGCGCGAAATGCAGAAATTGCGCGGCGCGCTGAACCTGCCCGACACGGCGACGCCGCACGCGCTGCGCCACTCCTTCGCCACGCATCTGCTCGGCAGGGGCGGCGATCTCCGCACCATCCAGGAGTTGCTGGGACATGCCAGCCTTTCGACCACGCAGGTCTATACCGGCGTCGACACGGCGCGCCTGCTGGAAGTCTACGAAGCCGCTCACCCCCGCGCGTAG
- a CDS encoding transporter substrate-binding domain-containing protein, with translation MTSKISLAGLLAVLLMPALAFAQALPDLGGKNVVVVTENAYPPLQFVDPKTGEQIGWEYDAMNEIAKRLNFKVEYQNTSWDAMIQAVSDGQYQIGMTGITIKDDRKEKVDFSDPYMRSEMRMLVRADENRFTDPKSFAAMTDGLIATQAGTTPFYVAVYEVLDGDEQNPRIKLFETFGASVQALKSGDVDLVLTDGVAANGYVEASEGKLKVISGPLGTEDFGFIFAKGSDLVAPVNAAIASMKADGTIDALNKKWFLDYKMGQ, from the coding sequence ATGACTTCAAAAATTTCTCTGGCCGGATTGCTGGCTGTGCTTCTGATGCCGGCTTTGGCTTTCGCTCAGGCGCTGCCCGATCTCGGTGGGAAGAATGTTGTTGTTGTCACCGAGAACGCCTATCCGCCGCTGCAGTTCGTCGATCCCAAGACCGGAGAGCAGATCGGCTGGGAATATGACGCGATGAACGAGATCGCCAAGCGGCTGAATTTCAAGGTCGAGTACCAGAACACCTCGTGGGACGCGATGATCCAGGCGGTCTCCGACGGCCAGTACCAGATCGGCATGACCGGCATCACCATCAAGGACGATCGCAAGGAGAAGGTCGACTTCTCGGACCCCTATATGCGCTCGGAAATGCGCATGCTGGTTCGCGCCGACGAGAACCGCTTCACCGACCCCAAAAGCTTCGCCGCGATGACCGACGGCCTGATCGCCACGCAAGCCGGCACGACGCCGTTCTATGTCGCGGTCTACGAGGTGCTCGACGGCGATGAGCAGAACCCGCGCATCAAGCTGTTCGAGACCTTCGGCGCTTCCGTGCAGGCGTTGAAATCGGGCGACGTCGATCTGGTGCTGACCGACGGCGTCGCGGCGAACGGCTATGTCGAAGCGTCGGAGGGTAAGCTCAAGGTGATCAGCGGCCCGCTCGGCACCGAGGATTTCGGCTTCATCTTCGCCAAGGGTTCCGACCTCGTTGCGCCGGTCAATGCCGCCATAGCGTCTATGAAGGCCGACGGCACCATCGATGCCCTCAACAAGAAGTGGTTCCTCGACTACAAGATGGGGCAGTAA